One window of the Fusobacterium animalis 7_1 genome contains the following:
- a CDS encoding ABC transporter ATP-binding protein, with protein sequence MNILEIKNLSLKILDKKILKNINFELKEKEIISIIGKSGSGKTMLSKMIMGLKNKNMQIDGNILFKNNNIFDFSEEDLRKYRGEGIGYITQNPLNVFLPFQKIRTTFLETYLSHKSISKNEAIELAKKNLKQVNLENTEEILNKYPFELSGGMLQRVMIAIIVGLDSKIIIADEITSALDSYNRYEIIKIFKELNELGKSIILITHDYYLMKSISDKCLVMENGEIIEEFNPKLRPEAIKENSEFGAKLLETTIYRRKGS encoded by the coding sequence ATGAATATCTTAGAAATTAAAAATCTTTCATTGAAAATATTAGATAAGAAAATATTAAAAAATATAAATTTTGAATTAAAAGAAAAAGAAATAATATCAATAATTGGAAAAAGTGGCTCAGGAAAAACAATGTTATCAAAAATGATAATGGGATTAAAAAATAAAAATATGCAGATAGATGGAAATATTTTATTTAAAAACAATAATATTTTTGATTTTTCAGAAGAAGATTTAAGAAAGTATAGAGGAGAAGGAATAGGTTATATCACTCAAAATCCTTTAAATGTATTTTTACCTTTTCAAAAAATAAGAACTACTTTTTTAGAAACATACCTTAGTCATAAAAGTATTTCAAAAAATGAAGCAATAGAACTTGCCAAAAAAAATTTAAAACAGGTTAATTTAGAAAATACAGAAGAGATTTTAAATAAATATCCTTTTGAATTAAGTGGAGGAATGTTACAAAGAGTTATGATTGCAATTATTGTAGGTTTAGATTCAAAAATAATTATTGCAGATGAAATAACTTCTGCTCTTGATAGTTATAATCGTTATGAGATAATAAAAATTTTTAAAGAATTAAATGAGCTTGGAAAAAGTATTATTTTAATAACACACGATTATTATTTAATGAAATCAATATCAGATAAATGTTTAGTGATGGAAAATGGAGAAATTATTGAAGAATTTAATCCAAAACTTAGACCAGAAGCCATTAAAGAAAATTCAGAATTTGGAGCAAAATTATTGGAAACCACCATTTATAGAAGAAAGGGAAGTTAA
- a CDS encoding ABC transporter permease gives MIKNIKFYFAMFLLFFWIILSIIAPIIAPYDPQYVDLSLKLVSPNRAYLLGTDALGRDILSRIIYGARLSISISLSIQLILLLISVPIGLFVGWKQGKEESFFDWLTMIFSTFPSFLLAMVFVGMLGAGISNMIISVVAVEWIYYARILKNSVISQKQNEYVKYAILKGMPTGYILKKHIFPFVYGPILTASLMNIGNIILMISSFSFLGIGVQPNISEWGNMIHDSRTFFRNHPNLMLYPGIMILLAVGSFRFIASQIEEKFRGIK, from the coding sequence ATGATTAAGAATATAAAATTTTATTTTGCTATGTTTTTATTATTTTTTTGGATAATATTATCAATAATAGCTCCAATAATAGCCCCATACGACCCACAGTATGTGGATTTATCTTTAAAATTAGTTTCTCCAAATAGAGCATATCTTTTAGGAACTGATGCATTAGGTAGGGATATTTTATCAAGAATAATCTATGGAGCAAGACTCTCTATTTCTATATCTCTTAGCATACAGCTTATACTGTTATTAATAAGTGTTCCAATAGGGCTTTTTGTTGGTTGGAAACAAGGAAAAGAAGAAAGTTTTTTTGATTGGCTAACTATGATATTTTCTACATTTCCAAGTTTTTTATTGGCTATGGTATTTGTTGGAATGTTAGGAGCAGGAATAAGTAATATGATAATTTCTGTTGTTGCAGTTGAATGGATTTATTATGCAAGAATTTTAAAAAATTCAGTTATATCACAAAAACAAAATGAATATGTAAAGTATGCTATTTTAAAGGGAATGCCAACTGGATATATTTTAAAAAAACATATTTTTCCATTTGTGTATGGACCTATATTAACTGCTAGTTTGATGAATATAGGAAATATTATTTTAATGATTTCTTCTTTTTCATTTTTAGGTATAGGAGTACAACCTAATATATCAGAATGGGGAAATATGATACACGATAGTAGAACATTTTTTAGAAATCATCCCAACCTTATGTTATATCCTGGGATAATGATACTATTGGCTGTGGGTTCATTTCGTTTCATAGCTTCACAAATTGAAGAAAAATTTAGAGGTATAAAATGA
- a CDS encoding ABC transporter permease has translation MKKKIFDIISALLVISILAFIFIQLSPGDPAENYLRASHLPVTDELLKQKREELGLNSPLIIQYLKWLKNALLGNFGYSFLRKEPAIYLALKSLYATFQLTIFSTFLIILISLPIGILSAIKTETWMDKIIISITTIFVSMPVFWLGFSLILLFSVKLNWLPVSGRGGFLNFVLPSITLSVPFIGQYIEFIKKSILENIQNNLLENAMLRGLKKRYIIFNYLLKGAWIPILSGFSFTFVSILTGSILVEEIFSWPGIGFLFTKAIQAGDVPLIQACIMVFGVLFIIATHFMNSILKYLDPRVRVGENND, from the coding sequence ATGAAAAAAAAGATTTTTGATATTATTTCTGCATTACTTGTAATATCAATACTTGCCTTTATATTTATTCAACTTTCACCAGGAGATCCTGCAGAAAATTATCTGCGGGCTTCTCATCTTCCTGTAACAGATGAATTATTGAAACAAAAAAGAGAAGAATTAGGGCTTAATTCTCCACTGATAATTCAGTATTTAAAATGGTTGAAAAATGCTTTATTAGGAAATTTTGGATATTCATTTTTAAGAAAAGAACCAGCTATTTATTTAGCACTTAAATCACTGTATGCAACTTTTCAATTAACAATATTTTCAACTTTTCTAATAATATTAATTTCTTTGCCAATAGGGATTTTATCAGCTATAAAAACAGAAACTTGGATGGATAAAATAATTATTAGCATTACAACAATATTTGTTTCAATGCCTGTTTTTTGGCTGGGCTTTTCATTGATATTGTTATTTTCAGTAAAATTAAATTGGTTACCAGTTTCAGGAAGAGGAGGGTTTTTAAATTTTGTTCTTCCTAGTATAACATTGTCTGTTCCTTTCATTGGACAATATATAGAATTTATTAAAAAAAGCATATTAGAAAATATACAAAATAATTTATTAGAAAATGCAATGTTAAGAGGATTGAAAAAAAGATATATAATATTTAATTATCTTTTAAAAGGGGCTTGGATACCTATTTTAAGTGGATTTTCTTTTACTTTTGTATCTATACTTACAGGTTCTATTCTTGTTGAAGAAATATTTTCTTGGCCGGGTATAGGTTTTCTTTTTACAAAAGCAATTCAAGCAGGGGATGTTCCTCTAATACAAGCCTGTATTATGGTTTTTGGTGTACTCTTTATAATAGCAACACACTTTATGAATAGTATTTTAAAATATTTAGATCCAAGAGTTAGAGTCGGAGAAAACAATGATTAA